A section of the Brachyhypopomus gauderio isolate BG-103 chromosome 13, BGAUD_0.2, whole genome shotgun sequence genome encodes:
- the tfpt gene encoding TCF3 fusion partner: protein MEDFSGLALPPLFGGHILEAELEAAGVEMGPEASQVLESGGHAPCPGQDGEEDQEELQKRKCQALSRRCREMEQVNERTLGRLYQVQRLVRRLKKERRFLMKTLDSYGDEYRTVQFTIPLEDEGGAILDGVTGGDDGSSPSVPQQSAGGPKKKRHRIPKEKERETQVESDL from the exons atggaggactTTTCGGGCTTGGCGCTGCCTCCGCTCTTCGGGGGCCACATCCTGGAGGCCGAGCTGGAGGCGGCCGGGGTCGAGATGGGTCCGGAGGCCAGTCAAGTCCTGGAGAGCGGGGGACACGCACCCTGCCCGGGGCAGGATGGCGAGGAGGACCAGGAGGAGCTGCAGAAGAGGAAATGCCAAGCTCTGAGCAGGAGGTGCAGGGAGATGGAGCAG GTGAATGAGCGCACACTGGGTCGCCTTTACCAGGTCCAAAGACTCGTACGCAGGTTGAAGAAGGAGAGAAG GTTCCTCATGAAGACTCTGGACTCGTACGGAGATGAGTACCGGACAGTCCAGTTTACCATCCCATTAGAG GATGAGGGTGGAGCCATTTTAGATGGTGTAACAGGTGGAGATGATGGCTCCTCTCCCTCAGTACCACAGCAGTCAGCAGGTGGGCCCAAGAAAAAGAGGCATCGTATTccaaaggagaaagagagagagactcag GTTgagtctgatctctga
- the ndufa3 gene encoding NADH dehydrogenase [ubiquinone] 1 alpha subcomplex subunit 3 has product MAAIANFLKTMWNKEPVLTVSVGLGIAAVFLPLVSPYTKLTTMMNQSMPYVYPVPVRDDGNMPDTPAHPCDPQGQKFDWHKKL; this is encoded by the exons ATGGCCGCCA TCGCAAATTTCCTGAAAACGATGTGGAACAAGGAGCCCGTTTTGACGGTTTCTGTTGGACTGGGCATCGCAG CTGTCTTTTTGCCGCTAGTTAGTCCATACACGAAGTTAACGACCATGATGAACCAGTCGATGCCTTACGTCTACCCAG TTCCGGTGCGAGATGATGGAAACATGCCCGATACACCAGCACACCCGTGTGACCCGCAGGGTCAGAAGTTTGACTGGCATAAAAAACTGTGA
- the LOC143473990 gene encoding uncharacterized protein LOC143473990, giving the protein MLRDEHRSTQVPVSNRFAPLSNTPTERPVKRALVIGDSQLRHVNVATPAETPAAIVKCILGARAPDIRANLKVLAKCKYSTIVIHVGIDDMGLRQSGITKDNVKEVCELARTMSDAVICSGPIPVRRFTETYSRLWVLHRWMSKWCSENKVGYIDNWTYFEGRPGLLKRDGIHPSWEGAALISRSISARINSGSVGVVNGD; this is encoded by the exons ATGTTGCG GGATGAGCACCGTTCGActcaggttcccgtgtcaaacaggtttgcccctctcagtaatacaccgactgagcgacctgttaaaagagctctggtgataggagattcacagctcCGACACGTGAATGTAGCGACCCCTGcagagacaccagcggccatagtcaagtgtatcctgggggctagagcgcctgacatcagggctaatttaaaggtgctggctaaatGTAAATATTCAACGATAGTTATTCACGTTGGCATCGATGATatgggattgagacagtctggAATCACCAAGGATAAcgttaaagaggtgtgtgagttagcgAGGACAATGTCAGACGCTGTAATATGCTCTGGccccattccagttcggcgGTTCACCGAGACCTACAGCAGATTATGGGTGttacaccgctggatgtctaaatggtgctcagaaaacaaagtgggttatatagataattggacatattttgagggcaggcctggccttttgaagcgagatggcattcacccctcttgggagggtgctgctctcatttcccgtagcatatctgctaggattaatagtggtagtgtaggagtagttaatggggattga